From Parus major isolate Abel chromosome 1A, Parus_major1.1, whole genome shotgun sequence, the proteins below share one genomic window:
- the LOC107204168 gene encoding inositol 1,4,5-trisphosphate receptor-interacting protein-like 1, whose translation MKAGKRDVNEGEDNVDGKEEYTDVQVQESNDASEQRSSDWTGQEDSNGIDCGKEVDNSGFPATEEENKEIEKEDDDDRSKDEEQGGINVEANKNKDRREDEQGNVAASEKEGSDSGKEESVRGGIEDREDGRDAGNKQGILLVDHIKWPVEDLERGCSVTAELMESFTRVFVDRVSNTFYPVPQEAIGVGSAFEGWSPREWDGVYRVLIPLNPPPGHAFHPELNSAGQVAARTFSVRVELVCTCKREQLGKQLLCFVHHSQEELRRKRKHSLLETLCTGSYLDVEKTSRWFHQLVRSSWLHVPQSYSWHLVFQPCRRSCQFRLSKGKKSVKVEMLFGVRQGNSDIFVVSQPTEAQKGSSSISVSSQPAEANFIASTSWPETYAVAEVKFFRHVARQVPCENLHLKCLQVFTCILRSTGFSSSTWKTVVMHVLTTVPLSRWSRREFARRLWDIMAYLHRCLQLKRLEHFVLGNKRLPAELSLPPALQGVEPLNLFELLARDPAAHREAMQAYGQLRFRLWMLLSSH comes from the coding sequence ATGAAGGCAGGCAAGAGAGATGTAAATGAAGGTGAAGATAATGTAGATGGAAAGGAAGAATACACGGATGTGCAAGTGCAGGAAAGCAATGATGCCAGTGAACAGAGAAGCAGTGATTGGACTGGGCAGGAAGATAGCAATGGAATTGATTGTGGGAAGGAAGTTGACAATAGTGGTTTTCCTGCaactgaggaagaaaataaggaaattgaaaaagaaGATGACGATGATCGAAGCAAGGATGAAGAACAGGGTGGTATAAATGTGGAGGCAAACAAGAACAAGGATAGAAGAGAAGACGAACAAGGTAATGTGGCTGCCAGTGAAAAAGAAGGCAGTGATAGTGGCAAGGAAGAAAGCGTCAGGGGTGGAATTGAAGACAGAGAAGACGGCCGAGATGCTGGGAATAAGCAAGGCATCCTTTTAGTAGATCACATAAAGTGGCCGGTGGAGGACCTGGAGAGAGGTTGCTCAGTGACAGCTGAGCTGATGGAAAGCTTCACGCGTGTCTTTGTGGACCGCGTGAGCAATACTTTCTACCCGGTGCCTCAAGAAGCCATTGGGGTGGGCAGTGCCTTTGAGGGTTGGAGTCCCCGTGAGTGGGATGGGGTGTACCGGGTTCTGATCCCGCTGAATCCCCCGCCAGGGCATGCCTTCCACCCAGAGCTTAACAGCGCAGGGCAGGTGGCAGCAAGGACCTTCAGTGTCCGTGTGGAGCTGGTGTGCACATGcaagagggagcagctgggcaaGCAGCTGTTGTGCTTCGTGCACCACTCGCAGGAGGAGCTGCGGCGGAAGCGGAAACACAGCCTCCTAGAGACACTCTGCACCGGTTCCTACCTGGATGTGGAGAAAACCTCCCGCTGGTTCCACCAGTTGGTGAGATCCTCGTGGCTGCATGTGCCTCAGTCATACTCCTGGCACTTGGTGTTTCAGCCCTGCAGACGGTCCTGCCAATTCCGGCTGAGCAAAGGCAAGAAGAGCGTGAAGGTGGAGATGCTCTTTGGGGTGCGCCAAGGGAACTCTGACATTTTTGTGGTCAGCCAGCccacagaggcacagaaaggcagctccagcatctcTGTGAGCAGCCAGCCTGCTGAGGCCAACTTCATTGCAAGCACATCGTGGCCTGAGACATACGCTGTGGCAGAGGTGAAATTCTTCCGTCACGTTGCCAGGCAGGTGCCATGTGAGAATTTGCACCTGAAATGCCTGCAGGTCTTCACCTGCATCCTTAGGAGCACAGGTTTTTCCAGCTCTACCTGGAAGACCGTGGTCATGCACGTGCTGACCACTGTACCGCTGTCCCGGTGGAGCAGGAGGGAATTTGCGCGGCGGCTGTGGGACATCATGGCATACCTGCACCGCTGCCTGCAGTTGAAACGCTTGGAGCACTTTGTGCTTGGCAACAAGAGgcttcctgcagagctcagcttgCCACCAGCACTGCAAGGGGTTGAGCCACTCAACCTCTTTGAGCTCCTGGCCCGAGatccagctgctcacagagagGCGATGCAAGCTTATGGTCAGCTGCGATTTCGCCTCTGgatgctgctctccagccactgA